A region from the Malus domestica chromosome 07, GDT2T_hap1 genome encodes:
- the LOC139197680 gene encoding lysine-specific demethylase JMJ29-like — MAEVVAIRVALMVCIEMGCDEVEVESDSQWERVSVSVNSQVSSTNLTLQVPASLSLSNLIHQPSEMSAGEGRKRPRKSSEMSAGEDTSSDKDKGSLGNPNDGLTKGGIEEEKKRLSHEWNEEDDSLLCHCHQCKRNDKGRYPHMSEEAIAEACPICLGNCNCKACLRLEKLKNLLEFHICKDDAVEHSKYLLQALLPFFKRLNDEQMIEIEIEARRQGKPISELKILRSDCPEDDRIYCNNSKLLFLDFHRSCPKCSYDLCLTCCREIRDGHLQGGADEMSMNINWGLSY; from the exons ATGGCAGAAGTTGTTGCGATTCGTGTGGCATTAATGGTATGTATTGAGATGGGTTGTGATGAAGTGGAGGTTGAGTCTGACTCTCAG TGGGAAAGAGTATCCGTCAGCGTCAACTCTCAAGTCTCATCAACCAACCTGACGCTTCAAGTTCCGgcttctctctcactctcaaatCTCATTCATCAGCCATCAGAAATGAGTGCCGGAGAAGGTCGAAAGCGGCCAAGGAAATCCTCAGAAATGAGTGCCGGAGAAGATACTTCTTCAGACAAGGACAAGGGCAGTTTGGGTAACCCAAATGATGGATTAACAAAAGGGGGAatcgaggaggagaagaagCGACTTAGTCACGAG tggaATGAGGAAGACGACTCTTTATTGTGCCACTGCCATCAGTGTAAGAGGAATGATAAGGGCAG GTATCCTCATATGTCGGAGGAAGCCATTGCTGAAGCTTGTCCTATATGCCTTGGAAATTGCAATTGCAAAGCATGCTTACGTTTAGAAAAG TTGAAGAATCTGTTGGAATTTCACATTTGCAAAGATGACGCAGTTGAGCACTCTAAGTATTTACTTCAAGCATTGCTTCCATTCTTCAAAAGACTTAATGATGAACAAATGATTGAGATTGAGATTGAGGCTAGGAGACAAG GGAAACCTATTTCAGAGCTAAAGATACTAAGGTCAGATTGCCCCGAGGATGATCGTATATATTG cAACAACTCAAAACTtctatttttggattttcacaGAAGCTGCCCTAAATGTTCCTATGATCTTTGCCTCACCTGTTGCCGGGAGATTCGAGATGGACACCTGCAGGGAGGTGCAGATGAAATGAGTATGAATATCAATTGGGGCTTGAGCTATTGA